Sequence from the Deltaproteobacteria bacterium genome:
GAGACGCTGCGCCGCCACCATCGGGGGCACCCAGGCGGTCGTCATGTCCATGGTATCATTGTATGTGAAGTCTCCCGACGCGTGCCGCCCCGACCGCCGGGAACGCGCGGAAGGAGCGGTCCACCGTGAGATGCCGAATCGCGTTCCTCCTGGTGGCGATGCTGGCGGGTCCCGCCTTCGCCGACGATATCCAGGGAAACTGCGACGTCCGGTTCCTGGCCACTTCCACCCTTCACGACTTCACCGGCACCGCCCGCTCCCGCCCCTTCACGGCGCCGCTTTCGATGGACGCGGCGGGGAGGCGATCCATCCCTATCGTGGAGGTGCTGTTCCCCGTGTCGGAGATTAGGACCGGGAACGCCTCCCGGGACGTGAAGATGCGAGAGATGTTCCAGGCCGACCGGTACCCGGTGATCCGGGCCGTGGGACGGGACGTGGACGCGGAGACGTTCCGCGATCGGATGCGGAAGGATTCCGGCGGGAAGACGCCCATCGAGGCGACGCTGGTCATCCGCGACGTGGAACGGAAGGTC
This genomic interval carries:
- a CDS encoding YceI family protein, producing MRCRIAFLLVAMLAGPAFADDIQGNCDVRFLATSTLHDFTGTARSRPFTAPLSMDAAGRRSIPIVEVLFPVSEIRTGNASRDVKMREMFQADRYPVIRAVGRDVDAETFRDRMRKDSGGKTPIEATLVIRDVERKVRAEAGNWREEGDRISFDVEFPLSLKEFGLKPPSVLGFIRVGDRIVVKGTVALTVRGAHR